In Tachysurus vachellii isolate PV-2020 chromosome 1, HZAU_Pvac_v1, whole genome shotgun sequence, a genomic segment contains:
- the dph5 gene encoding diphthine methyl ester synthase: protein MFYFIGLGLGDAKDITVKGLEIIQRCSRVYLEAYTSILTVGKEALEEYYGRELILADRDMVEQEADEMLAGADVSDVAFLVVGDPFGATTHSDLVLRAVNAGIDYRVIHNASILNAVGCCGLQLYSFGETVSIVFWTDSWKPESFYDKIKRNRDMGMHTLCLLDIKVKEQSMENLMRGRKVFEPPRYMTVAQAAKQLLEVVQNRQEHEEEPAITEDTVCVGLARVGADDQAIRAGSLREMAVCDLGAPLHSMIITGHLHPLEVDMLRLFSSPEGLSSLKMTDSSTYIS, encoded by the exons aTGTTCTATTTCATCGGTCTTGGACTCGGCGACGCTAAAGACATCACTGTAAAGGGGTTGGAAATAATCCAGAGATGCAGTCGTGTTTATCTAGAAGCCTACACGTCCATACTGACTGTGGGGAAGGAAGCACTG gaGGAGTATTATGGGCGAGAGCTGATTTTGGCAGACAGAGACATGGTGGAACAGGAGGCAGATGAGATGCTTGCAGGTGCTGATGTCAGTGATGTGGCCTTTCTGGTGGTTGGAGATCCGTTTGG AGCCACAACCCACAGTGACCTGGTCCTGAGAGCAGTGAATGCTGGGATAGACTACAGAGTCATCCATAATGCATCAATCCTGAACGCAGTGGGCTGCTGTGGGCTGCAG TTGTACAGTTTTGGTGAGACGGTGTCTATCGTGTTCTGGACAGACAGCTGGAAACCGGAGAGCTTCTACGATAAGATCAAGAGGAACAGAGACATGGGCATGCACACGCTCTGCCTTCTGG ATATCAAAGTGAAGGAGCAGTCCATGGAGAACCTCATGAG gggtCGCAAGGTCTTTGAGCCACCAAGGTACATGACGGTGGCTCAGGCAGCCAAGCAGCTTTTGGAGGTTGTTCAGAACCGCCAAGAACATGAAGAGGAACCAG CCATCACCgaggacacagtgtgtgtgggaCTGGCGCGAGTGGGGGCCGACGACCAGGCAATTCGAGCTGGATCTCTGCGTGAGATGGCAGTGTGTGATTTGGGAGCACCGCTGCACTCCATGATCATCACGGGCCACCTGCACCCGCTCGAGGTGGACATGCTGAGGCTCTTCAGCAGCCCAGAGGGTCTCAGCAGCCTAAAGATGACTGACAGCTCCACCTACATCTCCTGA